One genomic segment of Lampris incognitus isolate fLamInc1 chromosome 2, fLamInc1.hap2, whole genome shotgun sequence includes these proteins:
- the mad2l2 gene encoding mitotic spindle assembly checkpoint protein MAD2B: MATLTRQDLNFGQVVADILCEFLEVAIHLILYVREVYPSGIFQKRKKYNVPVQMSCHPELNQYIQDTLHCVKPLIEKNDAERVVVVIMDKEHHPVERFVFEIFQPPLLSISSDKLLSHVEQLLRAFILKISVCDAVLNNNPPGCSFTVLVHTREAATRNMEKVQVIKDFPWIVADEQEVHMQEPRLIPLKTMTSDIVKMQLYVEERAQKM, encoded by the exons ATGGCTACTCTGACCAGACAGGACCTTAACTTTGGTCAAG TTGTGGCTGACATTCTGTGTGAATTCCTGGAAGTTGCTATTCATCTCATTTTATATGTTCGGGAAGTATACCCCTCTGGGATATTTCAGAAGAGAAAGAAATACAACGTACCAGTGCAG ATGTCGTGTCATCCAGAGCTGAATCAGTACATTCAAGATACGCTTCACTGTGTTAAGCCACTCATTGAAAAG AATGATGCCGAGAGGGTAGTGGTTGTCATCATGGACAAAGAGCACCATCCAGTAGAAAGATTTGTCTTTGAGATCTTCCAGCCTCCACTTTTGTCCATCAG CTCTGACAAATTGCTGTCACATGTAGAGCAGCTACTGAGAGCATTCATCCTGAAGATCAGTGTGTGTGACGCTGTTCTAAATAATAACCCACCAG GTTGTTCATTTACAGTGTTGGTGCATACCAGAGAGGCTGCTACACGTAATATGGAGAAGGTTCAAGTCATTAAG GATTTTCCATGGATAGTGGCAGATGAGCAAGAAGTCCACATGCAGGAGCCTCGACTCATACCACTGAAGACTATGACATCTGATATAGTAAAA